CTTTAATAAGTCCTTCAATTAAATTTATGGCAATAGCTGAAGATAGATATTTTTGTATAAAAGATATTAATACTGCAGGTAATACTACAAAAATACCAATCGCTAAACCAAAAGAAATTGCAATAGTACTTATTAATTCCCATAGATCCAAATCTTCTTCTTCCTCACTAAACTGATTAGCAGAAAAAGTTAAAGCCTGTAAACCTATAATTAAAGACTGAAACAAGGCAACAACACCTCTAAAAATAGGCAACTTTAAAAACTTAAATCTTTTACTTAAAGAATTTAACTCTTTTTTATCTATAACTATATCTCCATCTTCTTTACGAACCGCCACTGCTATATGGCCTTCTCCTCTCATCATAACACCTTCAATTACCGCTTGACCACCGTACTGCTTTTCAGGCATTTTTATTTCCTCCTATATAAAATAAAATTCACTTTAATTTTATCACAATTGATGAAAAGAGTAAAAACAACTTAGATAAATATTAAAAAATAGCAGAGCATTAGCCCTGCTATTACAATTAAGCTTCAATTCCATATTTTTTCTTGAATCTCTCAATTCTTCCACCTTTAGCAGATTTCTTCTGCTTACCTGTATAAAATGGATGACAACTGGAACAAATTTCTACTTTCATGTCACCTTTAGTTGTTTTTGTTTCAAAAGTTGCTCCACAAGCACATTTTATAGTTGCTTCTGTGTACTCTGGATGAAGTCCCTTTTTCATTTAGCTCACCTCTTTCCTTTATCATCTAATCATTTAATTCGCTCTACATTTCAACTGTTACATTATAACATAGTTAAAATTTGATTGCAACCTAATCTAAATAACTGATTGGATTTACTGCTTGACCATTAATTCTAATTTCAAAGTGCAAATGAGGCCCTGTACTTCGCCCAGTATTTCCCGAATAAGCAATAGCTTGTCCTTTATAGACTTTCTCACCTTCTGATACTAATAATCTAGAATTATGTGCATAACGTGTCATTATGCCAGACCCGTGATCAATATAAATTACATTGCCATATCCCCGTATATATCTACTTTTAATTATCCTACCACTTTTGGCTGCTTTAACTAATGATCCTTTAGGAACTGCAATATCTATTCCTTCATGCATTCTACCCCATCTCTTACCAAAAGGAGAGGTAATTCTTCTATATTTAGTTGGCCAAATAAAATCATCTTCTTGATAACTAACTGAACTTCTTAAGTAATTATTATTTTTAAAAGAATTAGTCTTATTTTTATCATCATAGCTCTTCTTAGCAGGAATAATTAACGTAGTACCAACCTCAATCAAATCTGCTTGCTTAATATTGTTTAAAGCAGTAATCTTATTAATATCAATTTTATATCGCTTTGAAATACTCCACAAAGTATCTCCAGAATGAATTTTATGTATTTGCATTCTAGTAGGAACATTCAACTTTTGTCCTACTTTTATAATATTTTTATCAGCTAATTCTGGATTGATATTTAAAAGAAGCGAAATATCTACATCAAAGCTTTGAGAAATACTCCATAATGTATCTCCAGCACGAATAATATATTTAGACAAAGAATCATAATTTCCCTGTGCACTTACATTAAACAAAGGAGTAAATAATAGAACCAAGACAACAATAAACAATAATTTTTTCATTGTTTCACCTCGAAATTATTAGAATACCTTTTGTAAGGATTTTAACATTTGTCTATTATTCTTACTTGCTTTTAATTGTTTAATAAATGAATCTATAATTTCTGCTGGATTATTACTATTCATATTTCTTCTTATCTTCCAAATAGTATCTAATTCTTCTTCTGATAATAATAGTTCTTCCTTGCGAGTACCAGATCTATTAACATCAATTGCAGGAAATAACCTTTTTTGCGCTAAATTACGATTAAGGTGTAACTCCATATTTCCAGTACCTTTAAACTCTTCATAAATTACATCATCCATTCTACTTCCTGTTTCTACTAAAGCAGTAGCTAAAATAGTCAAACTACCACCTTCTTCAATATTTCTAGCTGCCCCAAAAAATCTCTTAGGTTTATGAAGCGCTGTGGGATCTAATCCCCCTGATAAAGTACGACCACTAGATGGAATAGTTACATTATAAGCTCTTGCTAATCTAGTTATACTATCCAATAAAATAATAACATCTTGCTTTTGCTCAACTAATCTTTTTGCCTTTTCTAAAACCAATTCTGAAACATTAATATGATTTTGTGGTGGCTCATCAAAAGTAGAACAAATTACTTCTGCGTTGACAGAACGTCGCATATCAGTAACCTCTTCTGGCCGTTCATCTATCAGCAAAATCATCAATTTAGATTCTGGAAAATTACTTGTGATACTATTCGCTATCTTTTTTAATAATACAGTTTTACCTGCCTTTGGTGGCGCAACAATTAATCCACGCTGTCCCATTCCAATTGGAGCAATTAAATCAATTAAACGACTAGAAATTTCATTAGGATTATGCTCTAATGTAATTCTATTTTGCGGATATAATGGGGTTAAATCTTCAAAATGAGGTCTTTGTTCAGCCAATTCAGGATCTTGATAATTAACTGCTTCAATTCTTAATAAAGCAAAATATCTCTCATTCTCTTTAGGCTGACGCACTTGACCTGATACTACATCCCCATTCCTCAAATCAAAACGTCTAATTTGAGAAGCAGATATATAAATATCATCGGTACTTGGTACATACTTAGATGGCCTTAGAAAACCATAACCATCAGGAAGTATCTCTAAGACACCTTCTGCAAAGATTAATCCTCCTTTTTCAGTCTCAACCTTTAAAATTTCAAAAATCAATTCTTTTTTTCTTAGTCTAGTATAACCAGAGATATCTAAAGATTTTGCAATATCATATAACTCTGTTATAGTCTTTCCTTCTAATTCAGTAATATTCATTACTTACTAACTCCCTCTCTAAAAATTAATTCCTAATCTAAATAATAAATAAGTTCCAAATAAATATGTGATTAAAATCGCTACTGAATCCCAACCTATAGTTAAAAAAGTCTTCTCAGAACGATAAAATAATCCTATAACTGAAATTCCACTTAAAACTAATCCCATCAAAGCTGTTATGGAATGAGATAAAGATACATCAGCTAATACTGATCCCTGTCGATAAACAAGGTCTGTAGTAAATATAATCATCATATTAAAAATATTACTACCAAAAACATTACCTACTGCCATATCATAAGCATTAATTCTTATTGCTGCTATAGCTGCGACTACTTCTGGCAATGAGGTAGCTGCTGCAACCAAAATCGTCCCCATAAAGGTTTTGTCCAAACCACTTAGAGTAGCAATCTTATCTCCAGAGTATGATAATGATATACCTGCAATTATAATAAAAAATGCTGCTATACTAAAACCTATTATTGCTTTTTTTAAGGATACATTAGAATCTACTAAATCATCATCTTTTAAATTTTCTTTATTTTTTTTCTCATATCTAAAGTTTAACCTTGTGCCAACTAAATAACCAATTAAAATTACAATACTTCCTAGTCCAATACTTAAAACTTCTATATTTAGACCAGCCAAATGATTAGCTAAAATAAATAAAGTAGCTACACTAGCTAATAAAACTCCTAATAAAGCTGATAAAATATGTTTAGAGTGCACTCTTAACATAAATGGACCTGGACCATGAATCAAATCAACTAAAGCCAAAATAGTAAGGTTAAAAGTGTTACTACCAAAAACATTACCAATTGATATATCAGGCGAGCCAATAATAGCAGCAGTAGAACTAGTAACTAATTCCGGTAAAGAAGTTGCACCTGCTACCAAAATACCACCTACTAAGGCTTGGCCAAGACCGGTTTTATCAGCAATAATATCTCCATAATCAGATAATTTAGTTCCAGCTAATATTATTACCATTGCCGAAACTAAAAATATACTCCATAAGCCTATCAAATCTATTTCCTCCTGTTTGTCAAAATATTACTTTTGTACATTATATAGTAATTATTTTTATTATATCATTTCCAATTACAATAAGTCAATTAAAAGTCTTGCTTAAAAGGTAATGGTTTTTGATCTAATTTATGAATAGCTTCTACAAAGCGCATAGTACCTGTCTTATAACGCATTACTAATGAGTGAGTTATAGCCTTATTATCTTCAAATCTAACCCCTTCCAACATCTCTCCATTAGTAACTCCTGTAGCACAAAAAATGATTTCATCTCCTGAAGCCAAATCATCTATTCTTAGTGAAGCATGAACATCTTCAATTCCCATTTTCTTAGCCCTTGTTATTTCTTCTTCTGCTTTAGGAATTAATCTAGCCTGCATATCTCCACCTAAACACTTTAATCCAGCTGCAGCTAAAACACCTTCCGGAGCTCCACCAATTCCCATTAAAATATCTACTCCTGTATCTGGTAGACATGTAGCTATTGCTCCTGCTACATCACCATCTTTGATTAACTTGATTTTAGCACCACATTTTCGAACTTGTTCTATTAATCCATTTTCTACTCTATGGCGTGGCTTATCTAATATAACAACAGTAACATCCTCTACTGCTTTATTCATAGCTTTAGCTACAGATTTGACATTATCTTTAACAGAAAGATCAATATCTATAGCTCCTTTTGCCTTAGGACCTACTGCAATCTTACTCATATACATATCTGGTGCATGTAAAAGAGATCCTCTATTAGCTACTGCTAGAACCGATAATGCATTTGGACGTCCTTCTGCAATAATAGTAGTTCCTTCTAATGGATCTACCGCAATATCAACTTTAGGAACTTCACCCTTTCTAGTACCTATCTTTTCTCCTATATATAACATTGGAGCTTCATCAATCTCTCCTTCTCCAATTACAACCTCTCCATCTATATCTACAGTATCAAACATACCTCTCATTGCATCAACTGCAGCTTGATCAGCAGATTCTTTATCTCCTCTACCCATCCATCTTGCTGAAGCAATTGCTGCTGCTTCTGTTACTCTAACAAATTCAATAGCTAATTCTCTTTGCATTATTATCCCCCTTATTATAAGTAAATTATCAATTTAAATAAAATAATTCAAAAACTAAAGTTCAGCAAAATAGTCATCAGACGTATAACTTATTTATCTTAAAACAGAAAAAAGGAGCAGAACAATTTCTGCACCCTTTTGAAAAAATAGTATGTTATTTGTAAATTAAGCTTTATTAGCACTTCCAAAAACATCAATCTTCTTCTTAGCAGCTTCAATAATTCCATCTTTTCCTGGTCCAATAATCTTACGTGGATCATATACATCTTTATCATTTGCAATTACATCACGTACAACTTTTGTCCAAGCTTGTTGGAATTCAGTATTTACATTAATTTTACAAGTACCAGAATTAATTGCTTCTTTGATATCTTCAGTTGGAATACCAGTTCCACCATGTAATACTTGAGGAATATCAGCAAGACTTCTGATTTCTTTCATTTCTTCAAAACCTAAATCAGGTTCTCCTTGATATGGACCATGAACAGATCCTAAAGCTGGAGCTAATGCATCGATACCAGTCTTCTCAACTAGTTCTTTACATTCATTTGGATCAGCATATTTGATACCACCAATGATACCATCTTCTTCTCCACCTACAGTTCCTAACTCAGCTTCAACAGATGCACCATTTGCATGTGCATAATCTACTACTTGTTTAGTAGTTGCAATGTTTTCTTCTAGTGGGTGATGAGAAGCATCAATCATAACAGATGTAAAACCAGCATCAATTGCCGCTTTACAGCTTTCAAAACTTGTTCCATGATCTAAATGGATTGCAACTGGAATAGTAATCTCCATATCTTCTAATAGACCTGTTACCATATTTACAACAGTTTTGAATCCTCCCATATAACGAGCAGCACCTTCAGATACACCTAAAATAACAGGTGATTGCTTAGCTTCACAAGCCTCTAAAAGAGCCTGAGTCCACTCTAAGTTATTGATATTAAACTGTCCTACTGCATATTTCTCTTCCTTTGCCTTATTTAGCATATCAGTCATTGATACTAATGCCATAATCTTATAACCTCCTTAAAATTGTCAGTACTTATTATTCCATAAAGAAGTATAAAAATCCTTCTTTAATCTTATTTTTTTCGACATTTTTTTAATTTGTCGATTTTACACAAATAAAATATGTATTAATTTAGAACACTTTTAAGATCTGAGTTGATAACTAAGCCCTAGAATTGAATAATCTAATCAATAAATTGAAATCTTAATTAAATAGAAACCATTTAGATAAATAAATCTATTGCAATAGATTTATTTATCTAAATGCAATCTAAGAAGTAAGCTTTAAATATTTATTCCCTCTAAGGCGCTAACTACTCCTTCTAAAATCTTTATCTGCTTTATCTTTCTTAAAAAAGCTAAATCGTCCTTATTTTCTGCACTAATTCTAGTTACTCCATGACAGTTATTGCAAGTTAATCTAATCTCACGCGGTAGCATATCTATATCTATATCTGAGTTCCCACATTGGCAGACCAATCCATTGGTAGCAGCAATATCATGTAATTCATTCAAAACTGAAAGCATAATCTCAGGATTATTAAAATAATCATCAAACTCTAGTTGGTCAATCATTAACTTCAAACATTTTTCTTCTTCTTCAGCCAGCTTTTTTACTTCATCATAAGGGCCTAAATATCCTAACTCAGCATTATTACCTAAACATTTAATCTCTTTAATTTGATCCGACCATAATTTTGATTGAGTATAACTAACCCTATGGGTAGATTCACAAACTATACAAGAATACTCTAACCAATATTTTTTCGGGCTATTCTTTCCAAATACTAATTTTGTAAAGCCACAAACACATTTCATTTCTAATCTATTTTTTCCTGAAAAATCGAATATATTAATTTCATCTAATTCTAATTCTCCACAAATAGGACATCTCCAGGCTAGAGTAGCATTACATTCCAATAGCATTTAGCTCCCCCTCCTTTCTCCTTCCATGATAATTATTCTCTATCCAAAGATAAAACCCTTTTAATAAATTAAAATATTGTTTTAAAACAATATTTTAATTTATTAATTATATCTTTCTTGCTATTACTTCTTTAACCCCTTTATTGACTTTCAATTTAATCCAATTATAACAATTTAATCTTTTTAAATTAATCCTTTTATTATAGGCAAAAATTGGAGTTTCAGCCTTTAAAACATACTTTTTTAAATCAGGATTTAATCTACTTCCAACATTTAAAATTATTTTATTCTCTTTAGAATTAACCCTTACTAATATACCACTTATATCATAATGATATAATACCAACTTATTTAATTTATATCCTATACCCAAAATAGCTATTCCTTTATCCCCTACTCTAACATCTGACACTCCAGTTGAATAATTATTACGAACTAACTTAACATCTCTATCTATATTATATGTTATTTCATGTCCTGTATTTAATTCTTCTAATCTAACCTTATTACCTTTAATTGATTTAACTTTAATATTTATTGCTTTATAAAAACTATTTATACTTTCTATCCCTCCACCTTCATTTAAAGTTATTTTTGCATATTGAAAATTATTATTAGTAACTGGCTTTAAAGCAGATAAAGAAACCTCTTGATTATTAAGATAAATCTTAGTGGCTATATCAATAATATATTCTTCTATCCCTTGATCACTTTTAAATAGTAGAGTATCTTGACTAGCATTTACCGCTATTATTTCACCACTAATTTCCTTAGCCCAAACAACATTATTTATAAGAATACAGCTAAATATTATTAAAACAATTATAAACTTTTTCATATTCATCCCTCCGTATATCTTTTGTTAGTAATATTATTGACATTTATTTCAAAGATATACGGAATAAAAGGAATTTTTTTGAATTCAAAAAAAGAAGAAGGGGGATATCCCCCTTCTTCTTGGACTTATTTATTTTAATGTAGACTCTATAAATCCTTTAAATAAAGGATGAGGTCTATTTGGTCTTGACTTAAACTCTGGATGAAATTGACTTGCCACAAACCATGGGTGTTCAGGAATCTCAACTATCTCTACCAATCTATCATCTGGAGAAACACCTGATAATAATAATCCAGCTTCAGTTAACTCCTTTCGATACTGATTATTGAATTCATAACGATGACGATGTCTTTCGTAAACTACTTCTTCATTATATAAATCACGACTAATAGAATCTTTAGATAGTTTACAAGGATATAAGCCTAATCTCATTGTTCCACCTTTATCTTCAATATCCTTTTGTTCAGGCATTAAATCTATCACTGGATATTCTGTACTCATAAATTCTGCACTATGGGCTTTGTCTAAACCACAAACATTACGTGCAAATTCAATTACCGCACATTGCATACCTAAGCAGATTCCTAGAAAAGGAACTTTATTTTCTCTAGCATAACGAATCGCTTCAATCTTTCCTTCTACTCCTCTATCTCCAAATCCACCTGGCACCAAAATACCATCTACATCTTCTAAATACTCTTGAGCATTATTTTCTTCAATATCTTCAGAATGAACCCACTTAATATCAACTTCAGAACCATTGCTAATTCCAGCATGCTGCAAGGATTCAACAATACTAATATAAGCATCTTGTAACTCTACATACTTTCCAACAATAGCTATCTTAGTTGACTTATCTAAATTTTTCATAGTAGTCACTAACTGCTTCCACTCAGATAAATCAGGCTCAGAAACTTGGGATCGCAAACCTAATCTCTTTAATGTAATTTTAGCCAATCCTTCTTCTTCCATAATCAAAGGCAGCTCATAAATACAACTAGCATCTTTAGCTTGAATAACAGCCTCTTTATCTATATCACAAAATAGCGCTATTTTATCCTTAACCTCTTTACTTAATTCATGTTCTGTACGACAAACAATTACATCTGGTTGAATACCTAAACTTCTTAACTCTTTAACACTATGTTGAGTTGGCTTAGTTTTTAACTCACCAGCTGCAGCTAAATATGGTACTAGAGTACAATGAACATACATTACATTTTCGGGACCAAAGTCACTCTTACACTGACGAATTGCT
Above is a window of Orenia marismortui DSM 5156 DNA encoding:
- a CDS encoding sodium:calcium antiporter, whose translation is MIGLWSIFLVSAMVIILAGTKLSDYGDIIADKTGLGQALVGGILVAGATSLPELVTSSTAAIIGSPDISIGNVFGSNTFNLTILALVDLIHGPGPFMLRVHSKHILSALLGVLLASVATLFILANHLAGLNIEVLSIGLGSIVILIGYLVGTRLNFRYEKKNKENLKDDDLVDSNVSLKKAIIGFSIAAFFIIIAGISLSYSGDKIATLSGLDKTFMGTILVAAATSLPEVVAAIAAIRINAYDMAVGNVFGSNIFNMMIIFTTDLVYRQGSVLADVSLSHSITALMGLVLSGISVIGLFYRSEKTFLTIGWDSVAILITYLFGTYLLFRLGINF
- a CDS encoding CTP synthase — protein: MTKYIFVTGGVVSSLGKGITAASLGRLLKERGLKVTVQKLDPYINVDPGTMSPYQHGEVFVTDDGAETDLDLGHYERFVDIDLNQNSNVTTGQIYSTVLTKERRGDYLGGTVQVIPHITDEMKSRIKRLGEDKEVDVALVEIGGTVGDIEGLPFLEAIRQCKSDFGPENVMYVHCTLVPYLAAAGELKTKPTQHSVKELRSLGIQPDVIVCRTEHELSKEVKDKIALFCDIDKEAVIQAKDASCIYELPLIMEEEGLAKITLKRLGLRSQVSEPDLSEWKQLVTTMKNLDKSTKIAIVGKYVELQDAYISIVESLQHAGISNGSEVDIKWVHSEDIEENNAQEYLEDVDGILVPGGFGDRGVEGKIEAIRYARENKVPFLGICLGMQCAVIEFARNVCGLDKAHSAEFMSTEYPVIDLMPEQKDIEDKGGTMRLGLYPCKLSKDSISRDLYNEEVVYERHRHRYEFNNQYRKELTEAGLLLSGVSPDDRLVEIVEIPEHPWFVASQFHPEFKSRPNRPHPLFKGFIESTLK
- the rho gene encoding transcription termination factor Rho, with the translated sequence MNITELEGKTITELYDIAKSLDISGYTRLRKKELIFEILKVETEKGGLIFAEGVLEILPDGYGFLRPSKYVPSTDDIYISASQIRRFDLRNGDVVSGQVRQPKENERYFALLRIEAVNYQDPELAEQRPHFEDLTPLYPQNRITLEHNPNEISSRLIDLIAPIGMGQRGLIVAPPKAGKTVLLKKIANSITSNFPESKLMILLIDERPEEVTDMRRSVNAEVICSTFDEPPQNHINVSELVLEKAKRLVEQKQDVIILLDSITRLARAYNVTIPSSGRTLSGGLDPTALHKPKRFFGAARNIEEGGSLTILATALVETGSRMDDVIYEEFKGTGNMELHLNRNLAQKRLFPAIDVNRSGTRKEELLLSEEELDTIWKIRRNMNSNNPAEIIDSFIKQLKASKNNRQMLKSLQKVF
- a CDS encoding peptidoglycan DD-metalloendopeptidase family protein; translated protein: MKKLLFIVVLVLLFTPLFNVSAQGNYDSLSKYIIRAGDTLWSISQSFDVDISLLLNINPELADKNIIKVGQKLNVPTRMQIHKIHSGDTLWSISKRYKIDINKITALNNIKQADLIEVGTTLIIPAKKSYDDKNKTNSFKNNNYLRSSVSYQEDDFIWPTKYRRITSPFGKRWGRMHEGIDIAVPKGSLVKAAKSGRIIKSRYIRGYGNVIYIDHGSGIMTRYAHNSRLLVSEGEKVYKGQAIAYSGNTGRSTGPHLHFEIRINGQAVNPISYLD
- the fba gene encoding class II fructose-1,6-bisphosphate aldolase; protein product: MALVSMTDMLNKAKEEKYAVGQFNINNLEWTQALLEACEAKQSPVILGVSEGAARYMGGFKTVVNMVTGLLEDMEITIPVAIHLDHGTSFESCKAAIDAGFTSVMIDASHHPLEENIATTKQVVDYAHANGASVEAELGTVGGEEDGIIGGIKYADPNECKELVEKTGIDALAPALGSVHGPYQGEPDLGFEEMKEIRSLADIPQVLHGGTGIPTEDIKEAINSGTCKINVNTEFQQAWTKVVRDVIANDKDVYDPRKIIGPGKDGIIEAAKKKIDVFGSANKA
- the rpmE gene encoding 50S ribosomal protein L31, producing MKKGLHPEYTEATIKCACGATFETKTTKGDMKVEICSSCHPFYTGKQKKSAKGGRIERFKKKYGIEA
- the glpX gene encoding class II fructose-bisphosphatase; this encodes MQRELAIEFVRVTEAAAIASARWMGRGDKESADQAAVDAMRGMFDTVDIDGEVVIGEGEIDEAPMLYIGEKIGTRKGEVPKVDIAVDPLEGTTIIAEGRPNALSVLAVANRGSLLHAPDMYMSKIAVGPKAKGAIDIDLSVKDNVKSVAKAMNKAVEDVTVVILDKPRHRVENGLIEQVRKCGAKIKLIKDGDVAGAIATCLPDTGVDILMGIGGAPEGVLAAAGLKCLGGDMQARLIPKAEEEITRAKKMGIEDVHASLRIDDLASGDEIIFCATGVTNGEMLEGVRFEDNKAITHSLVMRYKTGTMRFVEAIHKLDQKPLPFKQDF